A genomic region of Candidatus Rokuibacteriota bacterium contains the following coding sequences:
- a CDS encoding acetamidase/formamidase family protein translates to MGARAVTRTHRLDAGLVHYEWNNALAPRLVIDPGDTVVFDTRDASGGYYAPSSSHADVLARGPFRGHPLTGPVRVRGAEPGDVLAVEVLEVKPAAAFGWTAVRPGRGLLPEAEFPTPYLQIWDLSDGRHARMGRGIAVPIEAFPGVMGVALDEPGSHSTLPPRKNGGNMDVKQLTASSTLYLPVWVEGALFSVGDAHAAQGDGEVCVTAVEMTAQVTLRFGLDEGRRLPEPRLRIRGALGPGTHRGPWFATTAQGPDLFAAAQQATRYMIDHLVEERGLSREEAYVLSSVAVDLRISEIVDAPHWIVSAFLPESIFS, encoded by the coding sequence GTGGGGGCTCGAGCCGTGACGCGCACGCATCGGCTCGACGCCGGCCTCGTCCACTACGAGTGGAACAACGCGCTGGCCCCCCGGCTCGTCATCGATCCCGGGGACACGGTGGTCTTCGACACCCGCGATGCCTCCGGCGGCTACTACGCGCCCTCGTCCTCCCATGCCGACGTGCTGGCCCGTGGGCCCTTCCGCGGCCACCCGCTCACGGGCCCCGTCAGGGTTCGCGGGGCCGAGCCGGGAGACGTCCTCGCCGTGGAGGTGCTGGAGGTCAAGCCCGCGGCCGCCTTCGGCTGGACGGCGGTCCGTCCCGGCCGCGGCCTCCTCCCCGAGGCGGAGTTCCCGACGCCATACCTGCAGATCTGGGATCTCTCCGACGGCCGCCACGCGCGCATGGGGCGCGGGATCGCCGTGCCCATCGAGGCCTTCCCCGGCGTCATGGGCGTGGCCCTCGACGAGCCGGGAAGCCACAGCACCCTGCCGCCCCGGAAGAACGGCGGCAACATGGACGTGAAGCAGCTCACCGCCAGCTCGACGCTGTACCTCCCGGTCTGGGTGGAGGGCGCGCTCTTCAGCGTGGGGGATGCCCATGCCGCCCAGGGCGACGGCGAGGTGTGCGTGACGGCGGTGGAGATGACGGCACAGGTCACGCTCCGCTTCGGCCTCGACGAGGGCCGGCGGCTGCCGGAGCCGAGGCTGCGCATCCGGGGCGCGCTCGGCCCGGGGACGCATCGCGGCCCCTGGTTCGCGACGACGGCGCAGGGCCCCGACCTCTTCGCCGCAGCCCAGCAGGCGACGCGCTACATGATCGACCACCTGGTGGAGGAGCGCGGGCTCTCGCGCGAGGAGGCCTACGTCCTCTCGAGCGTGGCCGTGGATCTCAGGATCAGCGAGATCGTGGACGCACCCCACTGGATCGTCTCGGCCTTCCTGCCCGAGAGCATCTTCAGCTGA
- a CDS encoding AMP-binding protein translates to MSENFAELLDRSSCAAPGAPALVWEGGALTRAELALRAGGVARVLRERGVRAGDRVALSLPNGWPFAATLWGALKLGATVTPLNPRLTGEERGRILGDLRPVTVIENVVDARAPWPSAEASAPALILYTSGSTGEPKGVVLSHAALTFANRSWVGPVMGLTAADVVLAALPLSHSFGLNGALLAPLLAGASVVLLGRFSPEGALAAIARHRVSVVPAVAGMFRRMLDARTFDAADLGSLRAAVSGAAPCPWELAREWRARTGVRIIRGYGSTELFRPLSHLVGDPREEPEAVGRPVPGVEIAVMDEAGAPVAAGEVGELWIRTPAAMEGYLHRPDETREVLVEGWFRTGDLVIRSPEGYVSVVGRKRELILRGGYSVVPGEIEAVLLAHPAVAEAAAVGRPHPELGEEVAAFVTLRPGAASSPEELIAHCQARLAGFKCPRQVRIVAELPKGATGKVLKSRLS, encoded by the coding sequence GTGAGCGAGAACTTCGCGGAGCTGCTGGACAGGAGCTCCTGCGCGGCGCCCGGCGCGCCCGCTCTCGTGTGGGAGGGCGGCGCGCTCACGCGGGCCGAGCTCGCGCTGCGGGCGGGCGGCGTGGCGCGGGTGCTGCGCGAGCGCGGCGTCCGCGCCGGCGACCGCGTGGCGCTGTCGCTTCCCAACGGCTGGCCCTTCGCCGCGACGCTCTGGGGGGCGCTGAAGCTCGGCGCGACGGTCACCCCGCTGAATCCGCGACTCACCGGCGAGGAGCGGGGGAGGATCCTCGGCGATCTCCGGCCGGTGACCGTGATCGAGAACGTCGTGGACGCGCGGGCGCCGTGGCCGAGCGCCGAGGCGAGCGCTCCGGCGCTCATCCTCTACACCTCCGGCAGCACGGGCGAACCCAAGGGGGTCGTCCTCTCGCACGCGGCGCTGACCTTCGCCAACCGCTCCTGGGTGGGTCCTGTCATGGGCCTCACCGCCGCGGACGTGGTCCTCGCGGCGCTGCCGCTGTCGCACTCCTTCGGCCTCAACGGCGCGCTCCTCGCCCCGCTCCTGGCCGGAGCCTCGGTGGTGCTCCTCGGCCGCTTCTCGCCGGAAGGAGCGCTCGCCGCCATCGCGCGCCATCGCGTGAGCGTGGTCCCCGCGGTGGCAGGCATGTTCAGGCGGATGCTCGACGCGAGGACCTTCGACGCCGCCGACCTCGGAAGCCTCCGCGCCGCCGTGTCAGGAGCGGCCCCGTGCCCCTGGGAGCTGGCGCGGGAGTGGCGCGCGCGCACCGGCGTCAGGATCATCCGCGGCTACGGGTCGACGGAGCTGTTCCGTCCCCTCTCCCACCTCGTCGGCGATCCCCGCGAGGAGCCAGAGGCCGTGGGGCGCCCCGTGCCCGGCGTCGAGATCGCCGTGATGGACGAGGCGGGAGCCCCCGTGGCGGCGGGGGAGGTGGGAGAGCTCTGGATCCGGACGCCAGCCGCCATGGAAGGCTATCTCCACCGGCCGGACGAGACGCGTGAGGTCCTCGTGGAGGGCTGGTTCAGGACCGGCGACCTCGTCATCCGGTCGCCGGAGGGCTACGTCAGCGTCGTGGGGCGCAAGCGGGAGCTGATCCTGCGGGGCGGCTACTCCGTCGTGCCGGGCGAGATCGAGGCGGTGCTCCTCGCCCACCCGGCCGTGGCCGAGGCCGCCGCCGTCGGCAGGCCGCATCCCGAGCTGGGCGAGGAGGTGGCGGCCTTCGTCACGCTGCGCCCGGGGGCGGCGAGCAGTCCCGAGGAGCTGATCGCCCACTGCCAGGCACGGCTGGCAGGCTTCAAGTGCCCGCGCCAGGTGCGGATCGTCGCGGAGCTCCCGAAGGGCGCCACGGGCAAGGTCCTCAAGAGCCGGCTCAGCTGA
- a CDS encoding UbiD family decarboxylase, with protein sequence MAQDLRSYLDLIKRRRPEDFRIVSKEVDPAHEITAIVAKAEREARQRPVMLFENVKGSRFPVLTNLHASRSRLATAMGCAPEEMLETYLRAMEKPIPPRVVPTGPVKEVVLTGAQVNLYDLPQIVHHQGDAGPYLTAAISFARDPSAETWNCAYNRLMVKGRDTTSIHLTAGKHLWEFYRIAESLGKPLPVAFAVGVHPAVALGALAIGSIDEDERAIMGALLGEPLELVRCETSDVLVPAHAELVIEAEILPAERIPEGPFGEFTGYSLGERQREVVRVRAITHRQGALFQDITVAHLDHMLLSTIPMEANLYRAVRAMVPSVRAVRVPGPFTCYVSLEQRLPGQAKNAILSVLGADLYMKRVVVVDQDVDVFDDRQVTWAIATRCQPDRDIAIITGARGSDLDPSTREDGYTAKWGVDATAKPSLASYTPRHRVPPEVWKRLNLKDYLP encoded by the coding sequence GGCGGAGCGCGAGGCCCGGCAGCGCCCGGTGATGCTCTTCGAGAACGTCAAGGGCTCGCGCTTCCCGGTGCTCACCAACCTGCACGCCAGCCGCTCGCGCCTGGCCACCGCCATGGGCTGTGCCCCGGAGGAGATGCTCGAGACCTATCTCCGCGCCATGGAGAAGCCGATCCCGCCGCGCGTGGTGCCGACGGGTCCGGTGAAGGAGGTCGTCCTCACCGGAGCCCAGGTGAACCTGTACGACCTGCCGCAGATCGTCCACCATCAGGGCGACGCGGGGCCATACCTCACGGCGGCCATCTCCTTCGCCCGGGACCCCTCCGCGGAGACGTGGAACTGCGCCTACAACCGCCTGATGGTGAAGGGGCGCGACACCACCTCCATCCACCTCACCGCGGGCAAGCACCTCTGGGAGTTCTACCGGATCGCCGAGTCGCTCGGGAAGCCCCTGCCCGTGGCCTTTGCCGTCGGCGTGCATCCGGCCGTCGCCCTGGGGGCACTGGCGATCGGCTCCATCGACGAGGACGAGCGGGCCATCATGGGGGCGCTGCTCGGGGAGCCGCTGGAGCTGGTCCGCTGCGAGACCTCGGACGTGCTCGTGCCGGCGCATGCCGAGCTGGTGATCGAGGCCGAGATCCTCCCGGCCGAGCGCATCCCGGAGGGACCCTTCGGCGAGTTCACCGGCTACAGCCTGGGAGAGCGGCAGCGCGAGGTCGTCCGCGTTCGGGCCATCACCCACCGGCAGGGCGCCCTCTTCCAGGACATCACCGTGGCGCATCTCGACCACATGCTGCTCTCGACCATCCCCATGGAGGCCAACCTCTACCGCGCGGTGCGCGCCATGGTCCCCTCGGTCCGGGCCGTGCGGGTGCCGGGGCCCTTCACCTGCTACGTCTCCCTCGAGCAGCGGCTGCCCGGCCAGGCCAAGAACGCCATCCTCTCGGTCCTCGGCGCCGACCTCTACATGAAGCGGGTCGTCGTGGTGGATCAGGACGTGGACGTGTTCGACGACCGGCAGGTGACCTGGGCCATCGCCACGCGCTGCCAGCCTGACCGCGACATCGCCATCATCACCGGCGCGCGGGGCTCGGATCTCGACCCCTCGACGCGGGAGGACGGCTACACCGCGAAGTGGGGCGTGGACGCCACGGCGAAGCCATCGCTGGCGTCGTACACGCCGCGCCACCGCGTGCCGCCCGAGGTGTGGAAGCGGCTCAACCTGAAGGACTACCTGCCCTGA
- a CDS encoding ABC transporter substrate-binding protein, whose translation MKRSSLIVVVVLLALVLAVEVSAQEKPRQGGILTTFINADPGRLDFQTESGGQLVWATAGVFSGLLQHDPDDPAKIVGDLAESWTVSPDAKTYTFRLRPNVKWHDGTPFSGEDVKVAFDRILKPTFRSPRCGAALKPIVDAVEIVSPTTVKFQLKFPAATFVSSMASTWCRVPARHILAKYGDLMRPEALVGTGPFKLKQYVRGNLFELERNPHYFLPGLPYLDGVKVFILKDASAQNTAVKTGRVMMAPVWPLMTKSQADEVKKARGEEAELNQVSINIIAVVQMNLSKAPFDNPDIRRAVNLVIDRQELVAKGLDGAAVPCAVLNPDLVGDYALPLDEVRRLPGCRQPKDADIAEATKLVAKHYPSGVDFNASVRVSGDYVDRAQLVLAQLRRIGLRGKLQSLESAVGWANYAKGEFELIATQDHGPETSNPADVFSLLFSPQGGRNYSKWSEPKATELIDQALREVDAEKRKKAYWNLQRHLLTLEAPPLVVVGWPQGWFYKDRRVRNHKYPASFYDDTTYTKVWIAQ comes from the coding sequence ATGAAAAGGTCGTCGCTCATCGTTGTTGTCGTATTGCTCGCGCTCGTCCTCGCTGTTGAGGTCTCGGCGCAGGAGAAGCCGAGACAGGGCGGCATACTGACCACGTTCATCAACGCCGATCCGGGACGACTTGACTTCCAGACGGAGTCGGGTGGCCAGCTCGTGTGGGCGACGGCCGGCGTCTTCAGCGGGCTCTTGCAGCATGACCCGGACGACCCGGCGAAGATCGTCGGCGACCTCGCCGAGAGCTGGACCGTGTCGCCCGACGCTAAGACGTATACGTTCCGGCTCCGCCCGAACGTCAAGTGGCACGACGGCACGCCCTTCAGCGGCGAGGACGTGAAAGTGGCGTTCGACCGGATCCTGAAGCCGACGTTTCGCAGTCCCCGCTGCGGCGCCGCGCTAAAGCCGATCGTCGATGCCGTCGAGATCGTCAGCCCGACCACCGTGAAGTTCCAGCTCAAGTTCCCCGCGGCCACGTTCGTGTCGTCGATGGCCTCGACGTGGTGCCGCGTTCCCGCCAGGCACATCCTCGCCAAGTACGGCGACCTGATGCGGCCGGAGGCGCTGGTGGGGACCGGCCCGTTCAAGCTCAAGCAGTACGTGCGCGGCAACCTCTTCGAGCTCGAGCGCAACCCGCACTACTTCCTCCCGGGGCTGCCGTACCTCGACGGCGTCAAGGTCTTCATCCTCAAGGATGCTTCGGCGCAGAACACGGCGGTGAAGACCGGCCGCGTGATGATGGCGCCCGTCTGGCCGCTCATGACAAAGAGTCAGGCCGACGAGGTGAAGAAGGCGCGCGGCGAGGAAGCCGAGCTGAATCAGGTGTCGATCAACATCATCGCGGTCGTGCAGATGAACCTGAGCAAGGCGCCGTTCGACAACCCCGACATCCGCCGCGCAGTGAACCTGGTGATTGACCGCCAGGAGCTGGTCGCGAAGGGTCTCGACGGCGCGGCCGTGCCGTGCGCGGTCCTGAACCCTGACCTCGTCGGTGACTACGCGCTGCCGCTCGACGAGGTCAGGAGGCTTCCAGGGTGCCGGCAGCCGAAGGACGCCGACATCGCGGAGGCCACGAAGCTCGTGGCCAAGCACTATCCGAGCGGCGTCGACTTCAACGCCTCGGTGCGCGTCAGCGGGGATTACGTCGATCGCGCTCAGCTCGTGCTGGCGCAGCTCCGGCGGATCGGGCTGCGCGGGAAGCTCCAGTCGCTCGAGAGCGCGGTGGGCTGGGCCAACTACGCGAAGGGCGAGTTCGAGCTCATCGCGACGCAGGACCACGGGCCGGAGACGTCGAACCCCGCCGACGTCTTCTCGCTGCTGTTCTCGCCTCAGGGCGGTCGCAACTACAGCAAGTGGTCCGAGCCGAAGGCCACCGAGCTAATCGACCAAGCCCTCCGCGAGGTCGACGCCGAGAAACGAAAGAAGGCGTACTGGAACCTGCAGCGCCACCTCCTCACGCTCGAGGCCCCGCCGCTGGTTGTCGTCGGCTGGCCGCAGGGCTGGTTCTACAAGGACCGCCGCGTGCGGAACCACAAGTACCCGGCGAGCTTCTACGACGATACGACGTACACGAAGGTGTGGATCGCTCAGTGA
- the tenA gene encoding thiaminase II → MAFSNDCWRAIEDVYGAILRHPFLAGLTDGSLPRESFRFYVVQDALYLRDFARALSLAAARAPREDWIIMLDEHAAGALRVERALHEGFFRDFGLSPEAVAATPLAPTNLAYTSYLLAVAHGGPFHEALAALLPCYWIYWEVGRTLERRGSPDPLYTRWIATYASEEFGAVVRAVLEAADITAAQRAPAERETMRRHFVATSRYEWMFWDMGYRRESWPV, encoded by the coding sequence ATGGCCTTCTCCAACGACTGCTGGCGCGCCATCGAGGACGTCTACGGAGCGATCCTCCGCCACCCTTTCCTCGCCGGGCTCACCGACGGCTCGCTGCCGCGCGAGAGCTTCCGCTTCTACGTCGTCCAGGACGCCCTCTATCTGCGGGACTTCGCCCGGGCGCTCTCGCTGGCCGCCGCGCGCGCACCGCGCGAGGACTGGATCATCATGCTCGACGAGCACGCGGCCGGCGCGCTCAGGGTGGAGCGCGCGCTGCACGAGGGCTTCTTCCGCGACTTCGGCCTGAGCCCGGAGGCCGTGGCCGCCACCCCCCTGGCCCCGACCAACCTCGCCTACACGAGCTACCTGCTGGCCGTGGCCCACGGCGGCCCCTTCCACGAGGCGCTGGCGGCGCTGCTGCCCTGCTACTGGATCTACTGGGAGGTGGGGCGGACGCTCGAGCGGCGCGGCTCCCCGGACCCGCTCTACACCCGGTGGATCGCGACCTATGCCTCCGAGGAGTTCGGCGCTGTCGTCCGCGCGGTGCTGGAGGCGGCCGACATCACCGCCGCGCAGCGCGCCCCGGCCGAGCGAGAGACCATGCGCCGCCACTTCGTCGCCACCAGCCGCTACGAGTGGATGTTCTGGGACATGGGCTACCGGCGCGAGTCGTGGCCGGTCTGA
- a CDS encoding pyridoxamine 5'-phosphate oxidase family protein, with product MRLTKRVEALLRWERVCRVATAGPGGMPHVVPVCHVVTDGKIYFASGPGGRKVLNLRANPRIALTVDLYTEQWSGLKGVMVQGRPRLIERGPAFRRIRRLLYAKYPQYPGEAALEESDSVIVEVTPARVFTWGLEP from the coding sequence GTGAGGCTCACGAAGCGCGTGGAAGCGTTGCTCCGCTGGGAGCGGGTCTGCCGGGTGGCGACGGCGGGTCCCGGCGGCATGCCGCACGTGGTGCCGGTCTGTCACGTGGTCACCGACGGGAAGATCTACTTCGCCTCGGGCCCCGGCGGCCGGAAGGTGCTCAACCTGAGAGCCAATCCCCGGATCGCCCTCACCGTGGATCTGTACACGGAACAATGGTCCGGGCTCAAGGGTGTGATGGTCCAGGGCCGGCCGCGGCTCATCGAGCGGGGTCCCGCCTTCAGGCGGATCCGGCGTCTCCTCTACGCGAAGTACCCGCAGTACCCCGGCGAGGCCGCGCTCGAGGAGTCCGACTCGGTCATCGTCGAGGTGACTCCGGCGCGGGTGTTCACGTGGGGGCTCGAGCCGTGA
- a CDS encoding ABC transporter permease: MRALLLSGHTTVRRTMAAAPAVLREPMAVASGVIVLGLVATAIFAPQLAPYPPNDTALASYRAPGSGALLGTDKLGRDILSRLIWGARITLYVGVISVGVSITLGTLWGIVTAYIGGFVDTLTQRCVDTLMALPPIVLALSIMAAVGQSTNNVILALGTLLAPTAIRTVRPIVLSMRETAFVEAARGIGCSRARIVCRHIVPNCLSIYIVLFTINMGYAVVVEASLSFLGVGIPLDEPSWGGMLAASMADAARAPWLLIFPAIAIFVAVLGLNLLGDTVRDLSDPRTRRERRHGP, translated from the coding sequence GTGCGGGCGCTGCTCCTGAGCGGGCACACGACGGTCCGCCGCACGATGGCGGCGGCGCCGGCGGTCCTCCGCGAGCCGATGGCGGTCGCGAGCGGCGTGATTGTCCTTGGGCTGGTCGCGACCGCGATCTTCGCGCCTCAGCTCGCGCCGTACCCGCCGAACGACACGGCGCTCGCGTCCTACCGCGCGCCGGGCTCCGGCGCGCTGCTGGGGACAGACAAGCTCGGGCGCGACATCCTGAGCCGCCTTATCTGGGGCGCGCGGATCACCCTCTACGTGGGCGTGATCTCGGTCGGCGTGTCGATCACGCTCGGGACGCTGTGGGGCATCGTTACGGCCTACATCGGCGGGTTCGTCGACACGCTCACCCAACGCTGCGTCGACACGCTCATGGCCCTGCCGCCGATCGTGCTGGCGCTCTCGATCATGGCGGCCGTCGGGCAGTCCACGAACAACGTGATCCTGGCGCTCGGAACCCTGCTCGCTCCTACCGCGATCCGCACGGTGCGCCCGATTGTCCTCTCCATGAGGGAAACGGCTTTCGTAGAGGCAGCCCGAGGGATCGGCTGCTCCCGCGCGCGAATCGTCTGCCGGCACATCGTTCCGAACTGCCTCAGCATCTACATCGTGCTCTTCACCATCAACATGGGGTACGCGGTGGTGGTCGAGGCGTCGTTGAGCTTCCTCGGCGTCGGGATCCCTCTCGACGAACCGTCGTGGGGCGGTATGCTGGCGGCGAGCATGGCCGATGCCGCCCGCGCGCCGTGGCTCTTGATCTTCCCCGCCATCGCCATCTTCGTGGCCGTGCTGGGCCTGAACCTGCTCGGGGACACCGTCCGGGATCTCTCGGACCCGCGCACCCGGCGTGAGCGTCGACACGGACCGTGA
- a CDS encoding DMT family transporter, with the protein MRSREPLARVYALILLTALLWGATAVAGKLVVRDIAPFTAGVLRYGLAGVLLVAIFRRQLPDPRSLARRDLVLLLWVGLLGTFLNHAFFFSALRFAPAAHGALIPSTASALSTNLVAARVGGDRLPSGFVVGMLLCVAGVALLVQPGRLAVGVGRATLLGDILFFLGGSCWGIYSYVSKVTMERLSNAATLTYGILIGTALLIPVALLEQPWPGLAAAGAQAWGGLGYLAVGATVLAFLWWNVGLRRVGAGRTAVFTNLVPLSGVLLSWLILGERLAPLQLLGGVLAVSGVVVCQGPEGRGHLRQAIGGLLARALPRRRGGGGARRPPTGAGT; encoded by the coding sequence ATGAGATCCAGAGAGCCCCTCGCGCGCGTCTACGCCCTGATCCTGCTCACGGCACTTCTCTGGGGCGCCACGGCGGTGGCGGGCAAGCTCGTCGTCCGCGACATCGCGCCGTTCACCGCGGGCGTTCTGCGCTATGGGCTCGCCGGGGTGCTGCTCGTCGCGATCTTCCGGCGGCAGCTCCCCGACCCACGCTCCCTCGCCCGGCGCGATCTCGTTCTGCTCCTCTGGGTGGGCCTCCTCGGGACCTTTCTCAACCACGCCTTCTTCTTCTCGGCCCTGCGGTTCGCCCCCGCGGCGCATGGCGCGCTGATCCCGTCCACCGCCAGCGCGCTGTCGACGAACCTCGTGGCGGCACGGGTGGGCGGCGACCGCCTTCCTTCTGGCTTCGTGGTCGGGATGCTGCTCTGCGTGGCGGGCGTCGCGCTCCTGGTGCAGCCGGGACGCCTGGCCGTCGGCGTGGGGAGGGCCACCCTGCTGGGCGACATCCTGTTCTTCCTTGGCGGGTCGTGCTGGGGGATCTACTCGTACGTCTCGAAGGTGACGATGGAGCGGCTCTCCAATGCCGCCACCCTCACCTACGGCATCCTGATCGGCACGGCGCTCCTGATCCCGGTGGCCCTGCTGGAGCAACCCTGGCCCGGGCTGGCCGCCGCGGGCGCCCAGGCCTGGGGCGGCCTCGGCTACCTCGCGGTGGGCGCCACGGTGCTCGCCTTCCTGTGGTGGAATGTCGGGCTCAGGCGGGTCGGGGCGGGGCGGACGGCGGTGTTCACCAATCTCGTCCCGCTCTCAGGGGTGCTCCTGTCCTGGCTGATCCTGGGCGAGCGGCTGGCGCCGCTTCAGCTCCTGGGAGGAGTGCTGGCCGTGTCGGGGGTGGTGGTCTGCCAGGGCCCCGAGGGGCGGGGACACCTGCGTCAGGCCATTGGGGGGCTGCTGGCTCGCGCGCTCCCCCGCCGCCGCGGCGGCGGGGGAGCGCGGCGGCCGCCTACTGGGGCGGGTACCTGA
- a CDS encoding acetate--CoA ligase family protein yields MTGRSTRLRPLLDARSVAIVGASTNPEKVSGRPLRYLLRHGFGGRIYPINAAAAEVQGLPAYGDIGCLPEVPDLAVVCVPAAQVPRELDRCADAGIPAAVVLSSGFAETGAEGARLQAEIASIARCRGILLCGPNSVGVINVWQRLTASFSAHLEGDLLAGSIAFVSQSGAMGTTTFNRMQDEGLGFSFFVSSGNEASLEALDFIEAFLLDERTRVVAAYIEGVRDGRKVFKIGRLSRDLGKPVVVLKAGQTGSGRRAALSHTGAITGSHAVYRAAFRQAGIIAVGDIEEMVDACRLLSRGMSLPGARLAVITGSGGVSVLASDHFARAGLDIPLLSDETVAVLAGILPPFAACQNPVDVTGQLFASPDLLRAALATVANDASIDAIALVLSMLPPAVARRLAEDVVAFAPGSRKPLAIGWLGGSMVDGGREVIRAAGLPLYTTLPAMAAGLKILVQAGRPAPPVEDTRPVPPLSPLVRSALARGDLLTYREARAVLLHAGIPGPREAITDDPDGAVATAEEIGFPVAVKLLSPALSHKSDAGAVRIGLAGAAAVREAATDLLDVAKRRLHPGMVEGLLVQQMITGGTELLLGIARDPQFGGVLTFGLGGTLVEVVRDVAHRLPPLSRREAETMIGEIAAARVLDGVRGQCRRDREAVVETALRLSDLALAAGDLIEELDINPLIALEDGQGAVAIDVRVVGRKEAPDEG; encoded by the coding sequence GTGACGGGACGATCCACGCGGCTGCGCCCACTCCTCGACGCTCGGTCGGTCGCGATCGTCGGCGCATCGACGAATCCCGAGAAGGTCAGCGGGCGGCCGCTTCGATATCTGCTGCGCCACGGCTTCGGCGGCCGGATCTACCCGATCAACGCCGCCGCGGCCGAGGTGCAGGGTCTCCCGGCGTACGGCGACATAGGGTGTCTGCCGGAGGTCCCGGACCTCGCCGTCGTCTGCGTGCCGGCGGCGCAGGTGCCGCGCGAGCTCGATCGTTGCGCGGACGCCGGCATTCCCGCCGCCGTGGTCCTGTCGTCGGGCTTCGCGGAGACCGGAGCGGAGGGCGCGCGCCTCCAGGCGGAGATCGCCTCGATCGCCCGGTGCCGCGGCATCCTGCTCTGCGGGCCGAACTCCGTCGGCGTCATCAACGTCTGGCAGCGTCTCACCGCGAGCTTCTCGGCTCATCTCGAGGGTGACCTGCTCGCCGGCTCGATCGCCTTCGTCAGCCAGAGCGGTGCGATGGGCACCACTACGTTCAACCGCATGCAGGATGAGGGGCTTGGGTTCAGCTTCTTCGTCTCGAGCGGCAACGAGGCGAGCCTCGAGGCCCTCGATTTCATCGAGGCCTTCCTCCTCGACGAGCGGACCCGCGTGGTGGCCGCATACATCGAGGGGGTTCGAGACGGGCGCAAGGTCTTCAAGATCGGGCGGCTCTCCCGTGACCTCGGCAAGCCGGTCGTCGTCCTGAAGGCAGGGCAGACGGGTTCGGGTCGGCGCGCGGCGCTCTCGCACACCGGTGCGATCACCGGCTCCCACGCGGTGTACCGCGCGGCGTTCAGGCAGGCAGGCATCATCGCCGTCGGCGACATCGAAGAGATGGTGGACGCCTGCCGGCTCCTCTCCCGCGGGATGTCGCTACCCGGAGCCAGGCTGGCCGTGATCACCGGGTCGGGTGGCGTCTCCGTGCTGGCGTCCGATCACTTCGCGCGCGCGGGTCTCGACATCCCATTGCTCTCGGACGAGACCGTGGCGGTGCTCGCCGGGATCTTGCCGCCGTTCGCGGCCTGCCAGAACCCGGTCGACGTGACCGGGCAGCTCTTCGCCTCGCCAGACTTGCTTCGCGCGGCGCTCGCGACGGTCGCGAACGACGCTTCCATCGACGCGATCGCCCTCGTGCTCTCGATGTTGCCTCCGGCGGTCGCGCGGCGTCTGGCCGAGGATGTCGTCGCCTTTGCGCCCGGGTCGCGGAAGCCGCTGGCGATCGGCTGGCTCGGGGGCTCGATGGTCGACGGCGGGCGCGAGGTGATCCGCGCGGCGGGGTTACCGCTTTACACCACGCTGCCGGCGATGGCTGCCGGTCTGAAGATCCTCGTCCAGGCCGGGCGTCCCGCGCCGCCGGTCGAGGATACTCGCCCGGTGCCGCCGCTCTCGCCTCTGGTCCGGAGCGCGCTCGCACGCGGCGATCTCCTGACGTACCGGGAGGCCCGCGCGGTGCTGCTCCACGCCGGCATACCTGGACCTCGCGAGGCGATCACAGACGACCCGGACGGGGCGGTCGCGACGGCGGAGGAGATCGGGTTCCCGGTCGCGGTCAAACTGCTCTCGCCGGCCCTCAGCCACAAGAGCGATGCCGGCGCGGTGCGGATCGGGCTCGCGGGCGCGGCGGCCGTGCGCGAGGCTGCCACGGACCTGCTCGACGTCGCCAAGCGGCGGCTCCACCCCGGCATGGTCGAGGGCCTCCTCGTCCAGCAGATGATCACCGGCGGAACCGAGCTCCTCCTCGGGATCGCGAGGGATCCTCAGTTCGGTGGCGTGCTGACCTTCGGGCTGGGCGGGACGCTGGTGGAGGTGGTGCGCGACGTCGCGCACCGTCTGCCGCCGCTGTCGCGCCGCGAGGCGGAGACGATGATCGGCGAGATTGCGGCTGCGCGCGTCCTCGACGGCGTCCGCGGTCAGTGTCGCCGCGATCGGGAGGCCGTCGTCGAGACCGCGCTGCGCCTCTCCGACCTCGCCCTCGCCGCCGGTGACCTGATCGAGGAGCTCGACATCAATCCGCTGATCGCCCTCGAGGACGGCCAGGGTGCAGTCGCGATCGACGTGCGGGTGGTGGGGCGGAAGGAGGCTCCCGACGAGGGCTGA
- a CDS encoding MaoC family dehydratase, giving the protein MREPVRYFEDFQPGEVIELGSRTITKESIVAFAREFDPQVFHVDEEAARHTIYGGLLASGWHTGSILMRLLYDGLLSHTAGLGSPGFDELRWVKPVRPGDTLSGRMTVLERSPSRSKPDRGLVRSLMELRNQHGEVVLTIKGLSLLGRRPA; this is encoded by the coding sequence GTGCGAGAGCCTGTCCGCTACTTCGAGGACTTCCAGCCGGGCGAGGTGATCGAGCTCGGCAGCCGCACCATCACGAAAGAGAGCATCGTCGCCTTCGCCCGCGAGTTCGACCCGCAGGTCTTCCACGTGGACGAGGAGGCGGCGAGGCACACCATCTACGGCGGGCTCCTGGCCAGCGGCTGGCACACGGGCTCCATCCTGATGCGGCTCCTCTACGACGGGCTCCTCTCACACACCGCGGGCCTCGGCTCTCCCGGCTTCGACGAGCTGCGGTGGGTCAAGCCCGTGCGCCCCGGCGACACGCTCTCGGGACGCATGACGGTGCTCGAGCGCAGTCCTTCCCGGAGCAAGCCGGACCGGGGCTTGGTCCGCTCGCTGATGGAGCTGCGGAACCAGCACGGCGAGGTGGTGCTCACCATCAAGGGGCTGAGCCTGCTCGGCCGCCGGCCCGCCTGA